ATTCTTTAGCAAACTTTTCAAATAAAACGTAAGCGTTACCGCCCAATAGTTTCTTTTTGGACTTTTCCTTTATTTTTTGCTGTTTAAGAACATTAGTTAACTTATCAATATCATCAACCTCAATATTTTTCATTGTCCCGGTGCCCAGGTTACAGCCATTAATACAATTCAGCACGTCAACGATTAAAGGGAGGCTTTTATTCTCCTTTAACCTTTCAGCATACCGGTTCAAATAATGATAGGCATGATTAACACCCTCCACTTGTTTTATCCATGCCGCACCGCCCGTATGAAATTCAACGTTCTCCCGCAAACCTCCCGGTCTGCTGTAAGTTAGACCGAGACCGCACCCTATGTCATCAAAATCCGCTTCATCATGCACATCCAGGTTAACATTATTTTTTCCCAGGTACTCCGATAACTTTTTATAAGTAACATTAAATTCAATCAGCTTGCCCGTATGCTTATCGTTGATTTCATTAATTTTAGCTATGCAGGGCGATAAAAAAGCCAGCTTATCTCTTACTTGCATGTATTTATTCAGGTAAACGGCCGTACACATCATGGGACTATGTACAGGAGCCAGTTTAGCCAACAAATCAGCATTGTATTTCTGTGCATAATTTACAATTGGCGGGCAGGGCTGCGCCACAACGGAATCCAGGCCCAGCTTTTGGATAGCCTTTAAATAAGCCCAGGTGGTAATATCAGCGCCCAGAGATACATCGTAAATTATATTGACGCCTTTCTTTTTTAAGTAACTAAATAGTTTTTTATAATTAGTAAAATTATACCTTATAGCCGGGGCAGCCAACACGGAAATCCTTTCACCCCGCTGCAGGGCATTAAAAAATTCTTCCGTATCATCATAATATGCACGGGCATCGTGATCACACACCTCAATGCAATGACCACAATTGATGCACCTTTCCGGGTCCACTTTGATCTTATTTACCCCATCCGCCAGATAAGCGACATTGGCATATTCCACAGGACATTCCAAAATACACTTATTACAGCCGACACAGTTATCTTCCAGGGTAAAGATTACGCCCTTTGTTTTATCTATACTTTCCACAATATTCCCCCATCTTAAAACTATATACATTATCGAATTTATTATCGACATTTATTAAATTTTTTTTATTGAAAAATACAAAAAATAATAAAATTTTTTTATGAAATTGAAACCACCATCCGTAAAGTTAACTATTTTACCGATGTATTGCAATTGCCAAATTAATTATTTATTGGTATTTACAATAAGCACATTTTTTTATATAATAACCGTACTAACACTGGTAGTACGGTTGAAACAGAAAGGAGGGGTTTAATGTTTGAACTGGATTTAAGAAGCAGGCAACCTATCTACGAACAGCTGGCAGAGAGATTTAAAGAGATGATCATCAGCGAAATTTTAAAGACCGATGAGCAATTGCCATCGGTGCGCATACTTTCAGGCCAGCTGACCATAAATCCCAATACCATTCAAAAAGCATACAGGGAACTGGAAAGAGAGGGCTATATCTATTCAATACCGGGAAAAGGCAACTTTGTCGCCCGGATAATGCGCGGCGAAAATGACGAGAAGTTGTCCAAGCTGAGAAGGGAGCTGGTTAAAATACTATCTGAAGCTATTTACCTGGGCATGAAGAAGGAGGAAATTACCAAAATAATCTCCGAGGTAGACGCTATGGTCAAGGGGGGAGAAAAAAGTGATAGAAGCTAAAAACATCAGCAAGATGTTTGACGGTTCGGCAGCGCTGGCCGATGTCAGTATTAATGTAAAAAAAGGATCAATTTACGGGTTGGTGGGCTCAAACGGGGCCGGTAAAACAACCTTGTTAAAAATATTGTCCGGAATTTATCGCCAGGACCAGGGAGAAGTTTTGATAGATAACCAAAAGGTTTTTGAGAATATAGAAATCAAATCTAAAACAGTCTTTATTCCCGATTCGTTATACTTTTTCTCCCAATATTCCGTCAAAGATATGGCTGGATTTTACCGAATAATTTATGCCGACTGGAACGAGGAGCGTTACCAGAAACTAAAACATGCTTTCCAGCTTGATGAAAATAAAAAAATACAGCGCATGTCCAAAGGAATGCAGAGGCAGGCTGCTTTTTGGCTCGCTTTATCGATAACACCTGATTTTTTGATTTTAGATGAGCCTTTAGATGGCTTGGACCCTGTGATGAGGCGGAAGGTCAGAAATTTAATCATTCAAGATACAGCCGACAGAGAGATGACCGTGTTAATATCATCCCATAACTTAAGGGAACTGGAAGATCTATGTGACTGTGTAGGCGTGCTGCATCAAGGCAGATTGATTGTGGAGAAGGAATTGGACGACTTAAAATCGGACATACATAAAATTCAGGCTGCTTTTCAAGGTGATCTGCCGGAGAACATATTTAAAGATAATGAAATCTTATATCAAGAAAAAAAAGGCAGTGTCAATCTGTTTATTGTCAGAGGCAAGAAAGAGGAAATAGTCCGGGATATTTCTCAATACCAGCCTCTGCTGTTGGATATTTTGCCTCTGACATTGGAGGAAATATTTATTTACGAGATGGGGGAAATTGGTTATGAAATCAAGAACATCGTTTTTGAATAAAGGATTTGTCCTGAATGATTTCAGAAAATACAGCTGGGTGGCGGTTGTTTACACTTTAGCTTTACTTTTTATAATTCCTTTAAATATAATAATGATGTGCAGCAATGATGATATTTACAAAGATGCTGTCAAAAACCTGCTTTTAATTAATAACCCGGAAACGCAGGCTACTTTAATGCTGGCAGTGCCGGTTGTGCTGGCTGTTCTCTTGTTCCGCTATTTGCAGGTCAAAATATCAGCCGATGCGCTTCACAGTCTACCCGTCAAAAGAAGCAATATTTACAGAAGCCATATTTTCACCGGGATTATATTGTTAATCTTGCCGGTATTAATCACAGGCGCTATCTCCATTCTATTAAACTTATTTCTGGACCTGGGCAGCTATTACAGCGTTAACGATGTTTTTAGATGGATGGGTATAACCGTTCTGATGAACCTGGTGGTTTTCCTGGCCTGTGTCCTGGTTGGCATGTTGGTTGGCATTTCGACAGTGCAGGGTATTTTAACTTATGTTCTTTTATTTTTCCCGGTAGGTATAACTGTTCTGCTTACTTGCAATCTTGAGTTTTTTATTTATGGTTTTATGTTTAATTCGGATTATCAATTAGACAAACTTTCTCCCATAACAAGAATATTTGCAGGGTTTAATCCTCTATCCGAGCGGTCCATGAGCAGCGGTGAAATACTGATTTATATGGCAATCTGCCTTGTTTTATTTTTCTTGGCCGATTATCTTTACAAAATAAGAAACCTGGAAAATGCAACCCAGACAATTGCCTTTAGCAAGACGCGTAATGTATTTAAATACGGCGTTACTTTTTGCACCATGCTGCTGGGAGGACTTTATTTTCAGCAAACTCAACAGACTATTGGCTGGGTTGTCTTTGGTTATTTGGCAGGTTCCTTAACCGGCTATGTGATTGCCGAAATAATGCTGCAGAAATCTTTAGGGTTTTTTAAAGAAGTGAAGAATTTTAAAGGTTATGCGGTTTTTAGCGCTATAGTCATAATCTTGATGCTGGGCATTAGGTTCGACATGATAGGATATGAAAAAAAGCTGCCTCCGTTGGACGAGATCCAACAGGTTTATTTCAGCAATAGTTTTTATAATTACAACCTGGACAAAAAATACCAAACAGATTTTTTCTCCGATCAAGGCAATTTGGAACACATTCAGCAGCTTCACCGGAGAATTATTGAAGATAAAGATATTAATTATTTAAATAAGAACAAAGAGCAAAAAAGAAGCGTTATATTCATTTACCAATTGAGTAACGGAAGTACAATGACCAGGGGCTATCAAATTGCTTATGATGCCTATGCCGACTATTTAAAACCTATTTGCGAATCCGAGGAATATAAGAAAATGCATTATGATATTCTGCATGTCAACCCCGATGATGTGGAAAAAATCACCCTGCGTCCAAATATGAACACGGGCAGCTACAAAGAAGCAGCGATACTGGATCCGGCCGAAATAGAAGAAGCAATAGCAATGATGCAACTTGATGCTATGAATAAAACTTACGAACTGATGACCGAGCAAAAAGAACCGTGGGCCGATGTAAGCATATTGATTGCCAACAATAAGCTGCATAATTACCCCAAGTTGTTTAAGGACATTGAAAAACGTGGTGGTGATGGTGATAAGGATAAGTATATCCACACTGCTTGGAACAAATCCGATCATTTGCTGGAAAACTGGCTGCAAGAAAAAGGTTACGACCGAAAAGCGAGAATACTACCCGAAGAAATATCTTATCTCTTAGTTGAAAAAATAGAAAACCGGGACCAGTGGGAAGAATTTAGAAGGACGGGTCACTTTAAAGATGAACAAACGGCAGATGATAAAAAAGTTAAGAGATTGGAAATCAGAGATAAGAGCCAAATTGAAACTTGCTTGAGAGAATATGGCGATCGCTGGCTTTTAGATTATTCTTTTACTCAAGACAATGAAGGAATTGGTGGATATATTATTGGTTTTTACGGAATAGATAATCATAATTTAGATTACGGCAGCTTTGCAGGAGATAATGTTCCCGATTTTGTCAAAGAATTTTTTGAAGAGTAAAAAGGGAATTGACCCGGCGCTGAGAGACGAGTTGAATTAAGGTTCCGATACTGCAAATAGACCAAATCAACATTACCGTTAGCGCCTGCCAACAATTTCGGTACGGCAATCCCGATACGGCAGCTTATCATAACATAAAAAAAGACTATCCCCCGGAGTTTAAACAGCTCCGGGGGATAGTCTTTTTATGAATTTTAGGGATAACATTTCAGAACACCGTAAAAATTCTATCCCTTAGTACTTATACATCGTTAAATGGTGCAAAGAGATCAATGATGCGGCGGAGGAATACTTTGGCCCCGATGGGTTTTATGCCCGTTAATTCTGGATACCGGCAATAAAAACGTATTGACATTGTAAATACAGGGAAATATATTTTTAATAGGTGATGTAATTGAAAATTAATAAATTCAATTGGGATGACAAAAATATCAATCATATAGCCAGGCACAATATAACACCTGATGAAGCTGAAGAAGCATTTCTGGATGCTTTGTTCCGTAAGGGCCGGGAAGGACGTTTACTGGTTTATGGAGTGACTGACCCAGGACGGTTTATCTTAGTGGTGGCTGGCCTTAAATCCGATGGTGTTGTCCGGGTAATAACAGCCAGGGACATGACTCAATCTGAAAGGCGGTACTACTTACGTGAAAGGGGGAGGTGGTAATATGGCCAAGAAAATACCCGAGTTTAAATCTGAAGAAGAAGAAGCCCGATTTTGGGACGAGCATGACAGCACTGAGTTTCTTGAAGATTTTGAACCCGTAGATATTTCGGTTTCACCGGAATTAGAAGAAGAAATATTAAACAAGCGGGAACTTAAAAAGCCTGTTACTTTGCGTTTAGCGCCATATCAGATTGATGCCGTTAAAAAAATTGCTTATAAGAAAGGGCTGCCTTATCAAACTTTAATCCGCATGTGGATTAAAGAGAGGATTAAAGCTGAAATGTAAATAAGCAAAAACTCCGGTATTATTTGCCGGGGTTTTTGTTTAAATTTTATTTTACCGGTAATCTTTTCTCAACAATGAAAATATAGTTTATGGAAAGGAGATGAGTGAAATGAAGAATATTAGGAAAAATATCATCATAGCATTAACACTTCTTATTTTGTGTTCGTCATCAAGTTATGCATATTTACATTATATGCAAGCTAACAAGAAACAAGGCGATATAAATGCAGATATAAACAAACAAGTAAATAACAACGAAAACTTATCAGCTAACAAAATTATAAAGCAAACAGCCCGGATTTCATCTGATATAGTTATCTATAATACTCATTTTGATGAAGATTATCCTTCCGGGCTCAAAGTTTCCGATGTAGGTTCATTAATTAACGACCAACTTGTTAAAGGTGGGGTAAATAGCAGTTTTGTTGAAAGCAACTCCAAAATGGATTATAAAAATGCATACAAAGTCTCACGTAACACAATAACTTCAAATGTTGAAGGATATAGCAATGCAGTTCTTTTGGATGTTCATAGAGATATTTCCGGCAGCCCTGAATCAAATCCCAGCAAGATAATGTTAGTAATTTCTAAAAACAATCCCGACTATGAAAGAAACAGGGAATTTGCCGACCTATTATTAAGAGAGATTGAAAAAACCAAACTTGTTGAGGTTGATGCTTATTTGCACGATCGCAGCCCAACATTCCA
This genomic interval from Desulfoscipio sp. XC116 contains the following:
- a CDS encoding GntR family transcriptional regulator, which translates into the protein MFELDLRSRQPIYEQLAERFKEMIISEILKTDEQLPSVRILSGQLTINPNTIQKAYRELEREGYIYSIPGKGNFVARIMRGENDEKLSKLRRELVKILSEAIYLGMKKEEITKIISEVDAMVKGGEKSDRS
- a CDS encoding BrnT family toxin, producing MKINKFNWDDKNINHIARHNITPDEAEEAFLDALFRKGREGRLLVYGVTDPGRFILVVAGLKSDGVVRVITARDMTQSERRYYLRERGRW
- a CDS encoding ABC transporter ATP-binding protein, with translation MIEAKNISKMFDGSAALADVSINVKKGSIYGLVGSNGAGKTTLLKILSGIYRQDQGEVLIDNQKVFENIEIKSKTVFIPDSLYFFSQYSVKDMAGFYRIIYADWNEERYQKLKHAFQLDENKKIQRMSKGMQRQAAFWLALSITPDFLILDEPLDGLDPVMRRKVRNLIIQDTADREMTVLISSHNLRELEDLCDCVGVLHQGRLIVEKELDDLKSDIHKIQAAFQGDLPENIFKDNEILYQEKKGSVNLFIVRGKKEEIVRDISQYQPLLLDILPLTLEEIFIYEMGEIGYEIKNIVFE
- a CDS encoding CopG family antitoxin gives rise to the protein MAKKIPEFKSEEEEARFWDEHDSTEFLEDFEPVDISVSPELEEEILNKRELKKPVTLRLAPYQIDAVKKIAYKKGLPYQTLIRMWIKERIKAEM
- a CDS encoding DUF6449 domain-containing protein translates to MKSRTSFLNKGFVLNDFRKYSWVAVVYTLALLFIIPLNIIMMCSNDDIYKDAVKNLLLINNPETQATLMLAVPVVLAVLLFRYLQVKISADALHSLPVKRSNIYRSHIFTGIILLILPVLITGAISILLNLFLDLGSYYSVNDVFRWMGITVLMNLVVFLACVLVGMLVGISTVQGILTYVLLFFPVGITVLLTCNLEFFIYGFMFNSDYQLDKLSPITRIFAGFNPLSERSMSSGEILIYMAICLVLFFLADYLYKIRNLENATQTIAFSKTRNVFKYGVTFCTMLLGGLYFQQTQQTIGWVVFGYLAGSLTGYVIAEIMLQKSLGFFKEVKNFKGYAVFSAIVIILMLGIRFDMIGYEKKLPPLDEIQQVYFSNSFYNYNLDKKYQTDFFSDQGNLEHIQQLHRRIIEDKDINYLNKNKEQKRSVIFIYQLSNGSTMTRGYQIAYDAYADYLKPICESEEYKKMHYDILHVNPDDVEKITLRPNMNTGSYKEAAILDPAEIEEAIAMMQLDAMNKTYELMTEQKEPWADVSILIANNKLHNYPKLFKDIEKRGGDGDKDKYIHTAWNKSDHLLENWLQEKGYDRKARILPEEISYLLVEKIENRDQWEEFRRTGHFKDEQTADDKKVKRLEIRDKSQIETCLREYGDRWLLDYSFTQDNEGIGGYIIGFYGIDNHNLDYGSFAGDNVPDFVKEFFEE
- a CDS encoding stage II sporulation protein P gives rise to the protein MKNIRKNIIIALTLLILCSSSSYAYLHYMQANKKQGDINADINKQVNNNENLSANKIIKQTARISSDIVIYNTHFDEDYPSGLKVSDVGSLINDQLVKGGVNSSFVESNSKMDYKNAYKVSRNTITSNVEGYSNAVLLDVHRDISGSPESNPSKIMLVISKNNPDYERNREFADLLLREIEKTKLVEVDAYLHDRSPTFHLNQDLSGKSVLINVGNDKSSDDDIKECINAIAAALKNITA